The genomic window AGCAGTTGCTTCTTCTGCAACCTCTACATTGTTTCTATGTATCGTGCAGACTCCTAACAGGGTTCTCCATATGACATCGTCTGCTTCAAATGGCATCTCTCGAATAAGCTCTAATGCTCTCTTGACTTTTCCGGATTTTCCTAATATATCTACCATGTTCGAGTAATGCGGTAGCTGAGGATCCAGGCCATAGTCTCTCTTCATCATATAGAAGTACTCGAGCCCTTTGTCGATCAGACCCATGTGAGCACAAGCTCGGAGTATCGATATGAAAGTAACGTGATTTGGTTTGATGTTTTCGAGTATCATTCTCTCAAACAGTTGTATAGCTTCCTCTCCTTTCCCATGATGTGCATACCCGCAAATCATGGCGTTCCAGGTCACGAAATCTCTTCTCAGCGACTTCTCAAACATCAATCTTGAATCATGGAGATCTCCACATTTCGAGTACATGTCAACGAGGGTGCTACAGATATACACATCAGATTGCAATTCTTTCTTGATGACCTGAGCATGAATCTGTTTACCTAATCCAGCGGAAGCAAGATTCGCACAGGTATCAAGAACTGTTGCATAAGTAAATTTGTCAGGAGTTATACCCATCTCCATCATCCGGGTAAAAAGCATCTGAGCATCCTCGCTTTGTTCCTTCATTACATATCCGGAAATAATTGAATTCCATGAAACACACATTTCCTGCAGTCTCTTATTGTGCATCTTTTCAAGCTCTTCCATTGTTCCCGAGACATTGGCTCGTTGAAAGAATCGACTATGTATCTTCTCCGCCTCTTCTATCATTCCACACTTTGAATACATATCGATCAGAGAGCATCCGACAGAGGAGTTTGAAGCCATTCCTGATTTGACAATGCTGGAATGGATCTCCATACCGTAACCTAAAGAACCACCAGTGCAAGCTTTCAATATGCTTCCAAAGGTAAACTCATCAGGTTCGATCCTAGAACGGAGCATcgagacaaaaagaaaaagcgtTTCATATCCTTTTCCGTTCTGCTCATGTGCAGCTATAATCGCATTCCAAGACACAGCGTCTCGTCTTCTCATCTCATCGAATACACGAAAGGCTTCAGCCAGAGCTTGACATTTCCCATACATGTCGATAGCAGCATTTGCAACGCAAACATCTAGCGATAAGCTGCTTTTTATCGCCAAACCGTAAATCTGAAGCCCCTCTGAAAGTCCTTTCACCAAGGCACAAGCCCTGAATACTCCTGATAAACTTATCTCGTCGAAACCAAGACCCGATGACATGAGTCGGTGAAACAACAGTAGAGCTTTGAAACCATGTTCTTCTTGCGAATAACCAGTAATCATTGCGTTATAAGATTGCCTATTAAGATTTTCTGAgttgtcaaacaaaatttgagcATCTTGCATATTATCACACTTTGCGTACATGTCCAATGTCGCCGTCCTCACTATACCATCTGCTGCAAAATCTGACTTCAAGGCATGAGCATGTAACTGACCGCCTAACCTCAATTCGGATAACGCAGCACATGACCTCAAGACGCTAGCGTAAATTGACTGGCTCACTCCAGCATTTACCTTTTGCATCTCCTTGAAAAACTTCAAAGCAAGGGACAACAAGTTATTCTGAACACAACCTGCGATTATAGCACTCCACGAGACAGAATTCTTCTCTGGTATACCTTGAAACACTCTAAGAGACTCGACAAACCTCTTGCCTTTTGCATACATATCCAACAACGCACTCGCAGCAACCACATCAGTATCACAACCCACTCGAACGACAATCCCATGAATCTGCATTCCTAAACTGGTATCCTctaaaaaggaacaaactttaAGAATAATTGCAAAAGTTCTACCGTCAAACTCAATACCTTCTCTCCCCATGTCAACGAAAACCTCGATAGATTTCAAACTCTCGCCGTTTTGCAGATACCCAGAAAGCATTGAGTTCCAAGACACAACATCTCTCACAGGCATCATATTGAAGAAAGAATTCGCTTTAAACATGTCATTACTCTTCGAGTAACcatttatcattttgttcCAAGAAACAACATCTCTCAGCGGCATTTTGTCGAACACCATAGAAGCAGACACGAAATCTCTTGAATTTGTGTAGACCTGCAGCAAACAGTTCAGTACGAATGTAGTCGGACGAAACCCAGATATTATCATATGAGCATGAGCTTGCTTGCCTAGCTCTAACGCTCCTTGCTTCGCACATTCCTTGAAAACAAACGAAAAGTTCGTCGTGCTAACTGAGTTCACTTGATTCAGAAAATCAGtgaaataagaaaagcttGGAACTCTCCGGTATGAAATTTTCTCTGTTAGACAACGATTGAATGAAACCACTGATCTGGTCATATGCAATAATCTGAGACTCTCCGCCATGAGTCATAACGAACTGAAACTCAGTGGTATCTATGGCGGGATTGAAACGATTACAATTGCTTCGGTTCGGTTCACTCggtttgaaaaatatataaaccgaCTGACTAGGCACTAGCTATATTAATCAAGCGGTTAACACGCCACGGGGAATCCAGTTTGGACTTTTACTattctattaaataattaaaaagcaTTACCAGATCAACAAGGTCGTTGTAGTATAGTGGTAAGTATTCCCGCCTGTCACGCGGGTGACCCGGGTTCGATCCCCGGCAACGGCGTAATTTTTTCATCGTTTGTCTTAATCCACCTGCAAATACACGTCATCATATTATATCCTTTGTGTAGACGAAATCATACGATTTTTCCCTCTgaaatttcctttttccttttttgtcttttttttttttaattaattacttttctCTGAGACACAGCAATGGCGTCGACGAAGCCCGATTCCGCAATCAACCTTGAAGAAGAGGCTGAAGGCGACGGTGTAGCCGTAGACGATCCGATTTTCATACCGGAGACCACGAACTTACTCGTCCGTTACTCGCCATTCGACGACAGGGACATCGATTGCAATCCTTATTTCCCTTTCACAGGCCCGATTTCAGATTCTGGATCAGGTTCTTACTCGGATTCTGAGCCCGATCCCAAC from Arabidopsis thaliana chromosome 3, partial sequence includes these protein-coding regions:
- a CDS encoding Pentatricopeptide repeat (PPR) superfamily protein (Pentatricopeptide repeat (PPR) superfamily protein; FUNCTIONS IN: binding; INVOLVED IN: biological_process unknown; LOCATED IN: mitochondrion; CONTAINS InterPro DOMAIN/s: Pentatricopeptide repeat (InterPro:IPR002885), Tetratricopeptide-like helical (InterPro:IPR011990); BEST Arabidopsis thaliana protein match is: Tetratricopeptide repeat (TPR)-like superfamily protein (TAIR:AT4G39530.1); Has 56701 Blast hits to 14050 proteins in 283 species: Archae - 2; Bacteria - 22; Metazoa - 148; Fungi - 141; Plants - 55528; Viruses - 0; Other Eukaryotes - 860 (source: NCBI BLink).), encoding MAESLRLLHMTRSVVSFNRCLTEKISYRRVPSFSYFTDFLNQVNSVSTTNFSFVFKECAKQGALELGKQAHAHMIISGFRPTTFVLNCLLQVYTNSRDFVSASMVFDKMPLRDVVSWNKMINGYSKSNDMFKANSFFNMMPVRDVVSWNSMLSGYLQNGESLKSIEVFVDMGREGIEFDGRTFAIILKVCSFLEDTSLGMQIHGIVVRVGCDTDVVAASALLDMYAKGKRFVESLRVFQGIPEKNSVSWSAIIAGCVQNNLLSLALKFFKEMQKVNAGVSQSIYASVLRSCAALSELRLGGQLHAHALKSDFAADGIVRTATLDMYAKCDNMQDAQILFDNSENLNRQSYNAMITGYSQEEHGFKALLLFHRLMSSGLGFDEISLSGVFRACALVKGLSEGLQIYGLAIKSSLSLDVCVANAAIDMYGKCQALAEAFRVFDEMRRRDAVSWNAIIAAHEQNGKGYETLFLFVSMLRSRIEPDEFTFGSILKACTGGSLGYGMEIHSSIVKSGMASNSSVGCSLIDMYSKCGMIEEAEKIHSRFFQRANVSGTMEELEKMHNKRLQEMCVSWNSIISGYVMKEQSEDAQMLFTRMMEMGITPDKFTYATVLDTCANLASAGLGKQIHAQVIKKELQSDVYICSTLVDMYSKCGDLHDSRLMFEKSLRRDFVTWNAMICGYAHHGKGEEAIQLFERMILENIKPNHVTFISILRACAHMGLIDKGLEYFYMMKRDYGLDPQLPHYSNMVDILGKSGKVKRALELIREMPFEADDVIWRTLLGVCTIHRNNVEVAEEATAALLRLDPQDSSAYTLLSNVYADAGMWEKVSDLRRNMRGFKLKKEPGCSWVELKDELHVFLVGDKAHPRWEEIYEELGLIYSEMKPFDDSSFVRGVEVEEEDQWCYC